From a single Coriobacteriaceae bacterium genomic region:
- a CDS encoding DUF1700 domain-containing protein, which produces MTRDEFLGRLGELLACLPAEQVEETKAFYAEAIADRMEDGMSEEEAVAAMGTPGEVAEATLDDLPAVPRAIARTRRRSTTLLWVLTIVGSPVWVPLLAAFAAVAVTVYICIWLLALCVWIVAAALGGVGVVELLLAVSGVTIGHFPYALASAGVGLGLVGVALFVGAGAWAASKQIARLSALWARKAASPFWKGKGEKGGAAAHLAA; this is translated from the coding sequence ATGACGCGCGATGAGTTTCTGGGCCGGTTGGGCGAGCTGCTCGCCTGCCTGCCGGCCGAGCAGGTGGAGGAGACCAAGGCGTTCTATGCGGAGGCCATCGCTGACCGCATGGAGGACGGTATGAGCGAGGAGGAGGCCGTGGCCGCCATGGGCACACCCGGCGAGGTGGCGGAGGCCACGCTCGACGACCTGCCCGCCGTGCCGCGCGCGATCGCGAGGACGCGCCGGCGCAGCACCACGCTGCTGTGGGTGCTGACCATCGTGGGCTCCCCGGTGTGGGTGCCGCTGCTCGCCGCCTTCGCCGCCGTGGCCGTCACGGTCTATATCTGCATCTGGCTGCTGGCACTCTGCGTGTGGATCGTCGCGGCGGCACTCGGGGGCGTGGGCGTAGTTGAGCTCCTGCTTGCCGTAAGCGGCGTCACCATCGGCCACTTCCCGTACGCCCTCGCCTCGGCGGGCGTGGGGCTCGGCCTCGTCGGCGTGGCGCTCTTCGTTGGTGCTGGCGCTTGGGCCGCCTCAAAACAAATTGCGCGCCTTTCGGCGCTCTGGGCGAGGAAGGCCGCCTCGCCCTTCTGGAAGGGCAAGGGCGAGAAGGGCGGCGCTGCCGCGCATCTCGCGGCGTAG
- a CDS encoding PadR family transcriptional regulator, with protein sequence MEAQMKRGFLEACVLAAVSGEESYGYQIVKDVPASMGLTESTLYPLLKRLEKAGCITARSAEHNGRLRRYYRITDDGRARIEEFLAEWPSVREIYAYVEGAHHDAR encoded by the coding sequence ATGGAGGCACAGATGAAGCGCGGCTTCCTGGAGGCCTGCGTGCTCGCGGCCGTCTCCGGCGAGGAGTCCTACGGCTACCAGATCGTGAAGGACGTACCGGCGAGCATGGGGCTCACGGAGTCGACGCTCTACCCGCTGCTCAAGCGCCTGGAGAAAGCCGGGTGCATCACGGCGCGCTCCGCCGAGCACAACGGGCGGCTGCGCCGGTACTACCGCATCACGGACGACGGGCGAGCACGCATCGAGGAGTTCCTGGCCGAGTGGCCGTCCGTACGGGAGATTTACGCATACGTTGAGGGGGCGCACCATGACGCGCGATGA
- a CDS encoding LuxR C-terminal-related transcriptional regulator produces MDCDGYPRIPMPLMCTAFVPGQIDAAVAGISDPDSRTIATAEALYFRGQATLAAKTARPYLDATDPALRYSACLICGYASLSLNRIADARRCLAGILDTPTDEESPAVHATHILFASAASVLLHLPSPYSAEEFYPLAAHLPEGLRLFASYVMAHALYLRGDYGRSLGMAENALIMKQGSYPISELFLHLAASMACMSLKDIDAAKTHFGAAWNVARPDGLVELIGEHHGLLQGLIEACLKTQYPDDFARIIEITYRFSYGWRRIHNPDSGEDVADDLTTTEFTMAMLACRGWTNAEIARHMEVSPGTVKNRLSGVYAKLGIGTRAELVAHMLR; encoded by the coding sequence ATGGACTGCGATGGCTACCCGCGCATTCCCATGCCGTTGATGTGCACCGCCTTTGTGCCGGGGCAGATTGACGCTGCGGTTGCAGGCATTTCCGACCCCGATTCACGCACCATCGCCACGGCAGAAGCGCTGTACTTTCGCGGACAGGCCACGCTCGCTGCCAAGACGGCGCGCCCCTATCTTGACGCCACCGATCCCGCACTGCGCTATTCCGCATGCCTTATCTGCGGATATGCCAGTCTGTCGCTCAACCGTATCGCCGACGCCCGCCGGTGCCTTGCTGGCATCCTCGATACGCCAACTGACGAGGAATCGCCCGCCGTCCACGCCACGCATATCCTGTTCGCCTCGGCCGCGAGTGTCCTGCTGCACTTGCCTTCCCCGTATTCTGCTGAAGAGTTTTATCCACTTGCGGCGCATCTGCCCGAAGGCCTGCGCCTATTCGCCAGCTACGTGATGGCGCACGCCTTGTACCTGCGCGGCGATTACGGCCGCAGCCTGGGCATGGCGGAAAACGCCCTGATTATGAAACAGGGAAGCTATCCCATCTCGGAGCTGTTCCTGCACCTGGCAGCTTCCATGGCATGCATGAGCCTCAAGGACATCGACGCCGCAAAAACGCACTTCGGAGCTGCTTGGAACGTTGCGCGCCCCGACGGCCTTGTCGAACTTATCGGCGAGCACCACGGCCTTTTGCAGGGGCTTATCGAGGCGTGTCTAAAAACGCAATACCCTGACGACTTCGCACGCATCATCGAGATTACGTATCGATTCAGCTACGGCTGGCGGCGCATCCACAACCCCGATTCGGGCGAGGACGTGGCCGACGATCTAACGACCACGGAGTTCACCATGGCCATGCTCGCCTGCCGCGGATGGACCAACGCCGAAATCGCACGCCACATGGAAGTTTCGCCGGGCACCGTTAAAAACCGCCTGTCCGGCGTGTATGCAAAGCTCGGTATCGGAACTCGCGCCGAGTTGGTCGCGCATATGTTGCGCTAG